From Methylopila sp. M107, a single genomic window includes:
- the frc gene encoding formyl-CoA transferase: MEKALEGVRILDFTHVQSGPTCTQLLAWFGADVIKVERPGAGDATRQQLQDIPDVDSLYFTMLNHNKRSITIDTKNPKGKEVLWRLVKECDVLVENFAPGALDRMGFSWAKLQEANPKLIVASVKGFGPGRYQDCKVYENVAQCAGGSASTTGFRDGVPLVTGAQIGDSGTGLHLALGIVTALYHRTHSGVGQKVDCAMQDGVLNLCRVKLRDQQRLGHGPLTEYSQFGEGVEFGDATPRAGNDSGGGQPGRILKCKGWEHDPNAYIYFITQAAVWEPICDIIGEPGWKTDAAYATPKARLPHLNEIFTRIEAWTMKHDKFEAMDILNEFDIPCGPILSLKEIAEDESLRATGTIVEVDHPTRGKYLSVGNPIKLSNSKTEVTRSPLLGEHTAEILSEVLGYNDNEVAEIENSGAVGRVTKLAAE; encoded by the coding sequence ATGGAAAAGGCTCTCGAGGGCGTCCGCATCCTGGACTTCACGCATGTCCAGTCGGGGCCGACCTGCACCCAGCTCCTCGCCTGGTTCGGCGCCGACGTGATCAAGGTCGAGCGCCCGGGCGCCGGCGACGCGACGCGCCAGCAGCTGCAGGACATCCCGGATGTGGACAGCCTCTATTTCACGATGCTGAACCACAACAAGCGCTCGATCACGATCGACACCAAGAACCCCAAGGGCAAGGAAGTGCTCTGGCGGCTCGTCAAGGAATGCGACGTGCTGGTCGAGAACTTCGCGCCGGGCGCGCTCGACCGCATGGGCTTCTCCTGGGCGAAGCTGCAGGAGGCGAACCCCAAGCTGATCGTCGCCTCCGTCAAGGGCTTCGGACCCGGCCGCTACCAGGACTGCAAGGTCTATGAGAACGTCGCGCAGTGCGCCGGCGGCTCGGCCTCGACCACCGGCTTCCGCGACGGCGTCCCGCTCGTCACCGGCGCCCAGATCGGCGACTCGGGGACGGGCCTTCATCTCGCGCTCGGCATCGTCACGGCGCTCTACCACCGCACCCATTCGGGCGTCGGCCAGAAGGTCGACTGCGCCATGCAGGACGGCGTGCTGAACCTCTGCCGCGTGAAGCTGCGCGACCAGCAGCGCCTCGGACACGGTCCGCTCACCGAATACAGCCAGTTCGGCGAGGGCGTCGAGTTCGGCGACGCGACCCCGCGGGCCGGCAACGATTCCGGCGGCGGCCAGCCGGGCCGCATCCTGAAGTGCAAGGGCTGGGAGCACGATCCCAACGCCTACATCTACTTCATCACCCAGGCCGCGGTCTGGGAGCCGATCTGCGACATCATCGGCGAGCCGGGCTGGAAGACGGACGCGGCCTACGCCACGCCGAAGGCGCGGCTGCCGCATCTCAACGAGATCTTCACGCGCATCGAGGCGTGGACCATGAAGCACGACAAGTTCGAGGCCATGGACATCCTCAACGAGTTCGACATCCCCTGCGGCCCGATCCTGTCGCTGAAGGAGATCGCCGAGGACGAGTCGCTGCGCGCGACCGGCACGATCGTGGAAGTCGATCACCCGACCCGCGGCAAGTACCTGTCGGTCGGCAACCCGATCAAGCTGTCGAACTCGAAGACTGAAGTGACCCGTTCGCCGCTGCTCGGCGAGCACACGGCGGAGATTCTCTCCGAGGTCCTCGGCTACAACGACAACGAGGTCGCCGAGATCGAGAATTCCGGCGCCGTCGGGCGGGTGACCAAGCTCGCCGCGGAGTAA
- a CDS encoding methionyl-tRNA formyltransferase, which produces MRIVVHGQQAFGKAVLEALLKRGDNVVAVYVAPEKEGQKADPLKEAALSHGLEVRQPSSYRDEAVHEEFRALKPDLQVMAFVTLFVPSAFLNIPTHGSIQYHPSLLPAYRGASAINWPIIKGETETGLSIFWPDDGLDTGDVLLQKSTPIGPKDTLGTVYFDRLFPLGVEAMLESVDLVKAGTAPKIRQDESLATYEGLCRAGNAKIDWGKPWSQIDRLIRGCNPAPGAWTTLNGQTLKILDATPLPAKTPKEIGGKLGEIVVVEEDGFQVVCADGRLKVTRVQPEGGAKVGGAEFAATAGLERGAKFG; this is translated from the coding sequence ATGCGGATCGTGGTCCACGGACAGCAGGCTTTCGGCAAGGCGGTGCTCGAGGCGCTGCTGAAGCGCGGCGACAACGTCGTGGCGGTCTATGTCGCGCCTGAAAAGGAGGGCCAGAAGGCCGACCCGCTGAAGGAAGCGGCGCTCAGCCACGGCCTCGAAGTGCGACAGCCCTCCTCCTACAGGGACGAGGCGGTCCACGAAGAGTTTCGCGCGCTGAAGCCCGACCTGCAGGTCATGGCCTTCGTGACCCTTTTCGTGCCCTCGGCGTTCCTCAACATCCCGACCCACGGCTCGATCCAGTATCACCCGTCTTTGCTGCCGGCCTATCGCGGGGCGTCGGCCATCAACTGGCCGATCATCAAGGGCGAGACCGAGACCGGCCTGTCGATCTTCTGGCCCGACGACGGCCTCGACACCGGCGACGTGCTTCTGCAGAAAAGCACCCCGATCGGGCCGAAGGACACGCTGGGCACCGTCTATTTCGACCGGCTGTTCCCGCTCGGCGTCGAGGCGATGCTGGAATCCGTCGACCTCGTGAAGGCCGGAACCGCGCCAAAGATCAGGCAGGACGAGAGCCTCGCGACCTATGAGGGCCTCTGCCGCGCTGGCAACGCGAAGATCGACTGGGGCAAGCCCTGGTCCCAGATCGACCGCCTGATCCGCGGCTGCAATCCGGCGCCCGGGGCCTGGACGACGCTGAACGGCCAGACGCTGAAGATTCTCGACGCGACGCCGTTGCCAGCCAAGACGCCGAAGGAGATCGGCGGCAAGCTCGGCGAAATCGTCGTGGTCGAGGAGGACGGCTTTCAGGTCGTCTGCGCCGACGGCCGGCTGAAGGTCACGCGCGTCCAGCCTGAGGGCGGCGCGAAGGTCGGCGGGGCCGAGTTCGCGGCGACCGCGGGGCTGGAGAGGGGCGCGAAGTTCGGCTGA
- a CDS encoding DMT family transporter, with product MPAFSTAIATRTAAVDATTRGVAAMLVGMGFQVLNDGVIKLVSARLPATEIMGLRGVLAIGFALCLILAMGLRGQLRTLTNPLVALRSGLEACACLSYMTALAHLGLAEFTSIVQVAPLIITALAFMIGWQKVSWRRWVAVGAGFVGVLLIVRPSAHGVNAYAALALLSAVFMAVRDLVTSKIPSGAPSMVVTLGSTIAVTLVGFGAGAANPVGWTVPGGLDFALIALGAALVVACNMMIVLAFRLGDMTVVGPFRYSVILGSLALGWAIWGERPDALALVGSAVIVASGLYTLRRQPVATPAAPQG from the coding sequence ATGCCCGCCTTCAGCACCGCCATCGCCACCCGCACCGCAGCCGTCGACGCGACGACCCGCGGGGTCGCGGCCATGCTCGTCGGCATGGGGTTTCAGGTCCTCAATGACGGCGTCATCAAGCTGGTTTCGGCGCGGCTGCCCGCGACCGAGATCATGGGCCTGCGCGGCGTGCTCGCGATCGGCTTCGCGCTTTGCCTCATCCTCGCGATGGGCCTGCGCGGGCAATTGCGGACGCTCACGAACCCGCTCGTCGCGCTGCGGTCGGGCCTCGAGGCCTGCGCCTGCCTGAGCTACATGACGGCGCTCGCGCATCTCGGGCTCGCCGAATTCACCTCGATCGTGCAGGTCGCGCCGCTCATCATCACGGCGCTCGCGTTCATGATCGGCTGGCAGAAGGTCAGCTGGCGGCGCTGGGTCGCGGTCGGCGCCGGCTTCGTCGGCGTCCTGCTGATCGTGCGGCCCTCCGCGCACGGCGTGAACGCCTATGCGGCGCTTGCGCTGCTGTCGGCGGTCTTCATGGCGGTGCGAGATCTCGTCACCAGCAAGATCCCCTCCGGCGCGCCCTCGATGGTGGTGACCCTCGGCTCGACCATCGCGGTGACGCTGGTGGGTTTTGGCGCCGGCGCGGCCAATCCCGTCGGCTGGACGGTCCCCGGCGGTCTCGACTTCGCGCTCATCGCGCTCGGGGCCGCGCTCGTGGTCGCGTGCAACATGATGATCGTGCTGGCGTTCAGGCTCGGCGACATGACCGTGGTCGGGCCGTTCCGCTACTCCGTCATTCTCGGCTCGCTCGCGCTCGGCTGGGCGATCTGGGGCGAGCGTCCGGACGCGCTGGCGCTGGTCGGCTCGGCCGTGATCGTGGCGTCCGGGCTCTACACTCTGAGGCGCCAGCCGGTCGCCACGCCTGCGGCCCCTCAGGGCTAA
- a CDS encoding VOC family protein: MSKISPCIWFDKDAEEAANFYVTLLPDSRIDRVTRSPGDYPGGRSGDVLLVEFTLGGQTFQGLNGGNKIEFNDAVSLSIDCEDQAETDRVWARILENGGTEIQCGWIHDRWGVRWQIVPHGFEDFLAGPDAAGAARAFQAMMGMVKLDLAAAKAAYEGKAA, encoded by the coding sequence ATGTCCAAGATCTCCCCCTGCATCTGGTTCGACAAGGACGCGGAAGAGGCGGCGAACTTCTACGTGACGCTGCTGCCCGACAGCCGGATCGACCGAGTCACGCGCAGTCCCGGCGATTATCCTGGCGGGCGGTCCGGCGACGTGCTGCTGGTCGAGTTCACGCTCGGCGGCCAGACGTTCCAGGGGCTGAACGGCGGAAACAAGATCGAGTTCAACGACGCCGTGTCGCTGTCGATCGACTGCGAGGACCAGGCCGAGACCGACCGGGTCTGGGCCAGGATCCTGGAAAATGGCGGGACCGAGATCCAGTGCGGCTGGATCCACGACCGCTGGGGCGTGCGCTGGCAGATCGTGCCGCACGGCTTCGAGGATTTTCTGGCGGGCCCCGACGCCGCAGGCGCCGCGCGCGCCTTCCAGGCCATGATGGGCATGGTCAAGCTCGACCTCGCGGCCGCGAAGGCCGCCTATGAGGGCAAGGCGGCTTGA
- a CDS encoding VOC family protein — translation MPQLVFINLPVTDLAKSIAFYKAVGATQNLQFSDDTAACMVLSEQIHVMLLTHAKFRQFTTREIPDAKKSAQALIAINRDSKEAVDKAVADATAAGGGADPTPTQDLGFMYGRSYDDPDGHIWEVFWMDPAAVQGGDGETAA, via the coding sequence ATGCCGCAGCTCGTTTTCATCAATCTGCCCGTCACGGACCTCGCCAAGTCGATCGCCTTCTACAAGGCGGTCGGCGCGACGCAGAACCTGCAGTTCTCCGACGACACCGCCGCCTGCATGGTGCTGTCTGAGCAGATCCACGTGATGCTGCTGACCCACGCCAAGTTCCGCCAGTTCACCACCCGCGAAATCCCGGACGCGAAGAAGAGCGCGCAGGCGCTCATCGCCATCAACCGGGACAGCAAGGAGGCGGTCGACAAGGCGGTCGCCGACGCGACGGCGGCGGGCGGCGGCGCCGATCCGACCCCGACCCAGGATCTCGGCTTCATGTATGGCCGCAGCTACGACGATCCGGACGGCCACATCTGGGAGGTGTTCTGGATGGACCCCGCCGCCGTTCAGGGCGGCGACGGCGAAACGGCCGCGTGA
- the era gene encoding GTPase Era, producing the protein MSEEPNTEGPDERDDHVEGATRCGFVALVGAPNAGKSTLVNKLVGVKVSIVSHKVQTTRALIRGLVIQDGAQIVFVDTPGIFAPKRRLDRAMVSTAWGGATDADVIALLIDVRKGLDDDNLAILDKLADAPRRKILILNKIDMIARDQLLALAQDAAARVSFDRIFMISAKTGDGVKDIPAYLADEMPLGPWLYPADDVSDLPMRALAAEITREKLFARLHDELPYASTVETEKWEVRPDGSARVEQTIFVERESQKRIVIGANGQTIKSISMDARKEISEIAETTVHLFLFVKVRENWGDDPERYREMGLQFPRN; encoded by the coding sequence ATGTCCGAAGAGCCTAATACCGAAGGTCCCGACGAACGCGACGACCACGTCGAAGGCGCGACCCGCTGCGGCTTCGTCGCGCTTGTCGGCGCGCCGAACGCCGGCAAGTCGACGCTCGTGAACAAGCTCGTCGGCGTAAAGGTCTCGATCGTCAGCCACAAGGTGCAGACGACCCGGGCCCTCATCCGCGGCCTCGTCATTCAGGACGGCGCGCAGATCGTGTTCGTCGACACGCCCGGCATCTTCGCCCCGAAGCGCCGGCTCGACCGCGCCATGGTCTCCACCGCCTGGGGCGGCGCGACCGACGCCGACGTCATCGCGCTGCTGATCGACGTGCGCAAAGGCCTCGACGACGACAATCTCGCGATCCTCGACAAGCTCGCCGACGCGCCGCGCCGAAAGATCCTGATCCTCAACAAGATCGACATGATCGCCCGCGACCAGCTGCTGGCGTTGGCGCAGGACGCCGCCGCCCGGGTCTCGTTCGACCGCATCTTCATGATCTCGGCCAAGACCGGCGACGGCGTGAAGGACATCCCGGCCTATCTCGCCGACGAGATGCCGCTCGGCCCCTGGCTCTATCCCGCCGACGACGTCTCGGACCTGCCGATGCGCGCGCTCGCGGCCGAGATCACCCGCGAAAAGCTGTTCGCGCGGCTGCATGACGAGCTGCCTTACGCATCCACGGTCGAGACCGAGAAGTGGGAGGTCCGGCCCGACGGCTCCGCGCGCGTCGAGCAGACCATCTTCGTCGAGCGCGAGAGCCAGAAGCGCATCGTCATCGGCGCGAACGGGCAGACCATCAAGTCGATCTCGATGGACGCCCGCAAGGAGATTTCCGAGATCGCGGAGACCACCGTGCACCTCTTCCTGTTCGTGAAGGTGCGCGAGAACTGGGGCGACGACCCCGAGCGCTACCGCGAGATGGGGCTGCAGTTCCCGCGGAACTGA
- the rnc gene encoding ribonuclease III → MKRRRTEDGALETRLGHVFADRTHLERALTHITAATSKEGRLGSYQRLEYLGDRVLGLAIAAMLIEAYPKADEGELSRRLADLVRAETCAEIAEAMDVGPYLKLGAGEAGSGGRRKAAILSDVCEAVIGAVFLDAGYQPAADLVDRFWRERLLAPTRPLRDPKTELQEWAQGRGLPTPLYREIARTGPDHNPHFRVAVLVEGLDEAEGAGGSKRAAEQAAAETLIAREGLILKAGAHVRRA, encoded by the coding sequence ATGAAACGTCGGCGGACCGAGGACGGGGCGCTGGAGACGCGTCTCGGCCACGTCTTCGCCGACCGGACGCATCTGGAACGCGCGCTGACCCACATCACCGCCGCGACCTCCAAGGAGGGGCGGCTCGGCAGCTACCAGCGGCTGGAATATCTCGGCGACCGGGTGCTCGGTCTCGCGATCGCCGCCATGCTGATCGAGGCCTATCCCAAGGCCGACGAGGGCGAGCTGTCGCGCCGGCTCGCGGATCTCGTTCGCGCGGAAACCTGCGCCGAGATCGCGGAGGCGATGGACGTCGGGCCCTATCTCAAGCTTGGCGCCGGAGAGGCCGGGTCCGGCGGGCGGCGCAAGGCCGCCATCCTGTCGGACGTCTGCGAGGCGGTGATCGGCGCCGTGTTCCTCGACGCGGGCTACCAGCCTGCGGCGGATCTGGTCGACCGGTTCTGGCGCGAGAGGCTGCTGGCGCCGACGCGGCCCCTGAGGGATCCGAAGACGGAACTACAGGAGTGGGCGCAAGGGAGGGGGCTGCCGACCCCGCTCTACCGCGAGATCGCCCGCACCGGCCCGGATCACAACCCGCATTTCCGCGTCGCCGTCCTGGTCGAAGGCCTGGACGAAGCGGAAGGCGCCGGCGGCTCGAAACGCGCCGCTGAGCAGGCGGCCGCCGAAACCTTAATCGCCCGCGAGGGTCTCATCCTGAAAGCTGGCGCACATGTCCGAAGAGCCTAA
- the lepB gene encoding signal peptidase I: MSVTTDKKDAAEGGFGEIVKICAQALLIAIVIRTLIFQPFNIPSGSMEDTLLVGDYLFVNKFSYGYSHHSLPFSPPIFKGRIFGETPKRGDIAVFKVNVPGEGWTDYIKRVIGLPGDRIQMIDGQLFINEKAVPKVRLPNDYIEGEGGAQRRIPRFEETLDNGVKYEVLDMDKNGFLDNTPVYEVPAGHLFMMGDNRDNSTDSRVQSSVGYVPLENFVGRAEMLFFSVERGEAAWAFWKWPWTVRWNRIGTILD; encoded by the coding sequence ATGAGCGTGACGACCGACAAGAAGGACGCGGCCGAGGGCGGCTTCGGCGAGATCGTCAAGATCTGCGCCCAGGCGCTGCTGATCGCCATCGTCATCCGCACGCTGATCTTCCAGCCCTTCAACATCCCGTCGGGCTCGATGGAGGACACGCTCCTCGTCGGCGACTATCTGTTTGTGAACAAGTTCTCCTACGGCTACAGCCACCACTCGCTGCCCTTCAGCCCGCCGATCTTCAAGGGTCGCATCTTCGGCGAGACGCCGAAGCGCGGCGACATCGCGGTGTTCAAGGTCAACGTGCCGGGCGAGGGCTGGACCGACTACATCAAGCGCGTCATCGGCCTGCCGGGCGACCGCATCCAGATGATCGACGGCCAGCTGTTCATCAACGAGAAGGCGGTGCCGAAGGTTCGCCTGCCGAACGACTACATCGAAGGCGAGGGCGGCGCGCAGCGGCGCATCCCGCGCTTCGAGGAGACGCTCGACAACGGCGTGAAGTACGAAGTCCTCGACATGGACAAGAACGGCTTCCTCGACAACACGCCGGTCTACGAGGTGCCGGCCGGGCATCTGTTCATGATGGGCGACAACCGCGACAACTCGACGGACAGCCGCGTGCAGTCCTCGGTCGGCTACGTGCCGCTCGAGAACTTCGTCGGCCGCGCCGAGATGCTGTTCTTCTCGGTCGAGCGCGGCGAGGCCGCATGGGCGTTCTGGAAGTGGCCGTGGACGGTGCGCTGGAACCGCATCGGCACGATCCTGGATTGA
- the acpS gene encoding holo-ACP synthase, which yields MILGLGNDLCDIRRIEQTLERFGDRFLNRVYTETERKRAFAKADPANTLAKRFAAKEACAKALGTGFRAGTFWRDMGVTNLPSGRPTMTLTGGAKEHLDAMTPEGYEARIDLTLTDEPPLASAVVIISATPKK from the coding sequence ATGATTCTGGGACTGGGCAACGACCTCTGCGACATCCGCCGCATCGAGCAGACGCTGGAGCGGTTCGGCGACCGGTTCCTCAACCGCGTCTACACCGAGACCGAGCGCAAGCGCGCCTTCGCCAAGGCCGACCCCGCCAACACGCTCGCCAAGCGCTTCGCCGCCAAGGAAGCCTGCGCCAAGGCGCTCGGCACCGGTTTTCGCGCCGGCACCTTCTGGCGCGACATGGGGGTCACGAACCTGCCCTCGGGCCGCCCCACCATGACGCTGACCGGCGGCGCGAAGGAGCACCTCGACGCCATGACGCCCGAGGGCTACGAGGCGCGGATCGACCTGACGCTTACCGACGAGCCGCCGCTCGCGTCCGCCGTGGTGATCATCAGCGCGACGCCGAAGAAGTGA
- a CDS encoding pyridoxine 5'-phosphate synthase, translating into MANPIRLGVNVDHVATLRNARGGVHPDPVTLAKLAVEAGADGITMHLREDRRHVRDADVERLMAEVSAPLNFEMACTAEMLSVALRLKPHAACLVPEKREERTTEGGLDVIGQKAQVAPVVRELVAAGIRVSLFVEPDPEALEQSALMGAPVVELHTGTWCEALHRGDDRAADREFARLRSGAALAKRLGLEVHAGHGLDYASAETISALPELAELNIGHYLMGEALAVGLPETIRLMKAAMARGAARRAAA; encoded by the coding sequence ATGGCCAACCCCATCCGCCTCGGCGTGAACGTCGATCACGTCGCGACCCTTCGCAACGCGCGCGGCGGCGTGCATCCCGATCCCGTGACGCTCGCGAAGCTCGCCGTCGAGGCGGGCGCCGACGGGATCACGATGCATCTGCGCGAGGATCGCCGGCACGTCCGCGACGCCGACGTCGAGAGGCTGATGGCGGAGGTCTCCGCGCCGCTCAATTTCGAGATGGCCTGCACGGCCGAGATGCTCAGCGTCGCGCTGAGGCTGAAGCCCCACGCCGCCTGCCTCGTGCCGGAAAAACGCGAGGAGCGCACCACCGAGGGCGGGCTCGACGTCATCGGGCAGAAGGCGCAGGTCGCGCCGGTGGTGCGGGAACTGGTCGCGGCGGGAATCCGCGTCTCGCTGTTCGTGGAGCCGGACCCGGAAGCGCTGGAGCAGTCGGCGCTGATGGGCGCGCCCGTCGTCGAACTCCACACCGGCACGTGGTGCGAGGCCCTGCACAGGGGCGACGACAGGGCCGCCGACCGTGAGTTCGCGCGGCTGAGGAGCGGCGCCGCGCTCGCGAAGCGGCTCGGGCTCGAGGTCCATGCCGGGCACGGGCTCGACTATGCGAGCGCCGAGACGATCTCGGCGCTGCCCGAACTCGCGGAACTCAACATCGGCCACTATCTGATGGGCGAGGCGCTCGCCGTCGGCCTGCCCGAGACGATCCGCCTGATGAAGGCCGCGATGGCGCGCGGCGCGGCCAGGAGAGCGGCGGCATGA
- a CDS encoding type II toxin-antitoxin system PemK/MazF family toxin, whose product MRRGEIWTVAAGGGYVGKPRPAVIVQADDFADLPSLAVCGLTTDPTPAPLLRIEVMPSESNGLHSPCRIMVDKVLTGPKAKVGFRIGALDEGDLIRLNQALIVFLGIAISPRSQRRSVRAAVTPKRA is encoded by the coding sequence ATGAGACGCGGCGAGATATGGACCGTGGCGGCAGGCGGCGGATATGTCGGGAAGCCGCGCCCCGCCGTGATCGTCCAGGCCGACGATTTCGCGGATCTTCCTTCGCTCGCCGTTTGCGGTCTGACCACGGACCCGACGCCGGCGCCTCTCCTCCGCATCGAGGTCATGCCGAGCGAGAGCAATGGCCTGCATAGCCCCTGCCGCATCATGGTGGACAAGGTTCTGACCGGCCCGAAAGCGAAGGTCGGTTTCCGGATCGGCGCGCTGGACGAGGGCGACCTTATCCGACTGAATCAGGCCTTGATCGTTTTCCTTGGGATTGCGATATCGCCGCGATCCCAACGAAGATCGGTTCGTGCGGCGGTGACGCCAAAACGCGCCTGA
- a CDS encoding antitoxin MazE family protein, which translates to MAASSRLTSRSKVRDHRERLRAQGLRPIQIWVPDVRSQEFKAEARRQSLLIADSPGESEDQAFIDAASAGIWDEE; encoded by the coding sequence ATGGCCGCATCGAGCCGCCTCACTTCACGCAGCAAGGTCCGGGACCATCGCGAGAGACTGCGAGCGCAGGGGCTGCGACCGATCCAGATCTGGGTCCCGGACGTGCGGTCGCAGGAGTTCAAGGCCGAAGCGCGTCGTCAATCGCTCCTGATCGCCGACAGCCCAGGCGAGTCTGAAGATCAAGCCTTCATAGACGCCGCATCCGCTGGGATCTGGGACGAGGAATGA
- a CDS encoding bifunctional (p)ppGpp synthetase/guanosine-3',5'-bis(diphosphate) 3'-pyrophosphohydrolase: MMRQYELVERVKAYNPNADEALLDRGYVYAMRAHGSQTRASGDPYFSHPLEVAAILTDLKLDDATIVAALLHDTIEDTETTREEIDQLFGPQIAQLVDGLTKLKKLDLVTKEAAQAENLRRLLLAIAADVRVLLVKLADRLHNMRTLHFMRPDKRARIAQETLDLYAPLAGRMGMQQIRDELEDICFRTLFPEAYESIVGRLNKVAAKSAQSIEDVKSAFEARFAAEGIDAVVSGRAKKPYSIWRKMERKSIAFEQLSDVFAFRVVAPDVPSCYRALGALHTGWPTVPGRFKDYISTPKQNDYRSLHTTVVGPGHQRVELQIRTEAMHRFAEYGIAAHALYKDNLGSDVDGLARESRAYGWLRRTVELLAEGDNPEEFLEHTKLELFSDQVFCFTPKGRLIALPRGATPIDFAYAVHTSVGNECVGAKVNGRSESLVQPLNNGDEVEIIRSEGQTPPAAWEAIVITGKARAAIRRASRSAIRAQYAGLGRQIVQRAFERSGNTFSEDKLRTSLHRLARTSVEDVLAAVGRGEMHSLDVVRSVYPDVKDERSPTVGGTADGWFGLEHANSLRFKAPEDGTTDAQLPSIPIRGLRGDLPVRFAPNGGAVPGDRIVGILEPGQGITIYPIQSPALKDFDDQPERWLDVRWDVDPSRRERYPVRIQVTSLNEPGSLAQISGVFSTYEANIDDVRMISRSPDFHDIVFDLGVFDAKHLGAILADLRQIPVVSNVERVNG; the protein is encoded by the coding sequence ATGATGCGTCAGTACGAGCTGGTCGAACGCGTCAAGGCGTACAATCCGAACGCCGACGAGGCGCTGCTCGACCGCGGCTACGTCTACGCGATGCGCGCCCACGGCTCGCAGACGCGCGCCTCCGGCGACCCGTATTTCTCGCATCCGCTCGAAGTCGCCGCGATCCTCACCGACCTGAAGCTCGACGACGCCACCATCGTCGCGGCCCTGTTGCACGACACGATCGAGGACACGGAAACCACGCGGGAAGAGATCGACCAGCTGTTCGGGCCGCAGATCGCCCAGCTGGTCGACGGCCTGACCAAGCTCAAGAAGCTCGACCTCGTCACCAAGGAAGCCGCGCAGGCCGAAAACCTCCGCCGCCTCCTGCTCGCAATCGCTGCGGACGTCCGCGTGCTGCTGGTGAAGCTCGCCGACCGTCTCCACAACATGCGCACGCTGCATTTCATGCGGCCCGACAAGCGCGCCCGGATCGCGCAGGAGACGCTCGACCTCTATGCGCCGCTCGCCGGCCGCATGGGCATGCAGCAGATCCGCGACGAGCTCGAGGACATCTGCTTCCGCACGCTGTTTCCGGAGGCCTACGAATCGATCGTCGGCCGGCTGAACAAGGTCGCGGCGAAGAGCGCCCAGTCGATCGAGGACGTCAAAAGCGCCTTCGAGGCGCGGTTCGCGGCGGAGGGCATTGACGCTGTCGTCAGCGGCCGGGCGAAGAAACCCTATTCGATCTGGCGCAAGATGGAGCGCAAGTCGATCGCGTTCGAGCAGCTTTCGGACGTGTTCGCCTTCCGGGTCGTCGCGCCCGACGTGCCGTCCTGCTACCGGGCGCTCGGCGCGCTGCACACCGGCTGGCCGACCGTGCCGGGGCGTTTCAAGGACTATATCTCGACGCCGAAGCAGAACGACTACCGCTCGCTGCACACCACCGTCGTCGGGCCCGGCCACCAGCGCGTCGAGCTGCAGATCCGCACCGAGGCGATGCACCGCTTCGCCGAATACGGCATCGCGGCGCACGCGCTCTACAAGGACAATCTCGGTTCCGACGTCGACGGGCTCGCCCGCGAAAGCCGCGCTTATGGCTGGCTGCGCCGCACCGTCGAGCTTCTGGCGGAGGGCGACAATCCGGAGGAGTTCCTCGAGCACACCAAGCTTGAGCTGTTTTCCGATCAGGTGTTCTGCTTCACGCCGAAGGGGCGACTGATCGCCTTGCCGCGCGGCGCGACGCCGATCGACTTCGCCTATGCGGTCCACACCAGCGTCGGCAACGAGTGCGTCGGCGCCAAGGTCAACGGGCGGTCCGAATCGCTCGTCCAGCCGCTCAACAATGGCGACGAGGTGGAGATCATCCGCTCGGAGGGCCAGACGCCGCCGGCCGCCTGGGAGGCGATTGTCATCACCGGCAAGGCGCGCGCCGCGATCCGCCGCGCGAGCCGCAGCGCGATCCGGGCCCAGTACGCCGGCCTCGGCCGCCAGATCGTCCAGCGCGCCTTCGAGCGCTCCGGCAACACCTTTTCCGAGGACAAGCTCAGGACCTCGCTGCATCGGCTCGCCCGCACCTCCGTCGAGGACGTGCTCGCGGCGGTCGGGCGCGGCGAGATGCACTCGCTCGACGTGGTCCGCTCGGTCTATCCGGACGTGAAGGACGAGCGGTCGCCGACGGTCGGCGGCACGGCCGACGGCTGGTTCGGGCTCGAGCACGCCAATTCGCTGCGCTTCAAGGCGCCCGAGGACGGGACGACGGACGCACAACTGCCCTCGATCCCGATCCGGGGCCTGCGCGGCGACCTGCCCGTGCGCTTCGCGCCGAACGGCGGCGCGGTGCCGGGCGACCGCATCGTCGGCATTCTGGAGCCGGGGCAGGGGATCACGATCTACCCGATCCAGTCGCCGGCGCTGAAGGACTTCGACGACCAGCCGGAACGCTGGCTCGACGTGCGCTGGGACGTCGATCCGAGCCGCCGGGAGCGCTATCCGGTCCGCATCCAGGTGACGTCGCTGAACGAGCCGGGATCGCTCGCGCAGATTTCGGGCGTGTTCAGCACCTACGAGGCCAATATCGACGACGTGCGGATGATCTCGCGCTCGCCGGACTTCCACGACATCGTCTTCGACCTTGGCGTGTTCGACGCCAAGCACCTGGGCGCCATCCTCGCGGATCTCAGGCAGATCCCAGTGGTCAGCAATGTAGAGCGGGTGAACGGGTAG